Within Agarivorans litoreus, the genomic segment TTGCATAACAGCATACTTCCATTCACAAGGGGGCTTAAATATAACAAAAAAAGCGACGCATAGGCGTCGCTTTTTATAAATTTTAAGTCTATTCGCTCTTAGAAAGCTGATATACGTAGGCGGAAATAAGCTGGATCTTATCTTCTCCTAGAATATCCTTCCAAGCTGGCATTACACCATTACGACCATAGCGTAGAGTGTCTTCTACAGCGCGACGAGAACCACCGTATAACCAGATACCGTTGGTTAGATTAGGTGCTCCAACTGCTTGGTTTCCTTTACCGTCAGCACCGTGACAGGCAGCACAAACGGCGAAGCGATTTTTACCGTTGGCGGCATCAACGTCGTTAACCTTACGGCCGGATAAGCTTAAAACATAGGCAGTTACTTCCTTGATACCGTCATCACCTAATACTGCTTCCCAACCGGGCATTTGGCCTTGACGACCATGCATAAGACTAGCTTTAATTGCCTCGCCACTGCCACCATATAACCAATCGTTATCGGTTAAGTTAGGAAAGCCTTTGCCACCTCGAGCAGAAGACCCATGACATTGTGAACAGTTTTGTAGATACAAACGTTGGCCAATTTTAACCGCTGCTGGATCTTCAGAAAGCTCTTCTACACTTCGATACTCGCCAGACTCGTTGTAGGCAACTTGACGGAAAACTTCGCCAAATCGAGCATCAGCTTTGTCAAGTTCACCTTGATATTGGTTAGCGACATTGCCGTCGTAGGCTGCTACACGCTCTTGACCTTCTGCAATGCTCTTTATACCCATTTCTGAGCTCTTCCAACCAAGGAAACCTTGCCAGTTACCTAAGCCAGGGTAGGCCGCTAAATAAACCAACGAGAAAACAATGGTGATAATAAACATATAAGACCACCACTTCGGAAGAGGGTTGTTTAACTCCTCAATTCCGTCGAACTCGTGGCCCATTGATTCACCTTCTTTTACGCCGGTGTTGTTCTTATTACATGCCCTAAGTAGCAAGAAACATCCTGCGATGCTGCCTAAGGTTATTACTGTAATCCACACGCTCCAAAATGTGCTCATTTTTTCTGTGCTCCTTCAAATTCCTTTGTCGGGCTAGTTTCAGGCTCGTCGGCAAAAACCAAGTTTGCAGCTTCAGCAAAATCCTTTTTGCGTTTTTTACTGTAGGCCCAGGCAAAAATACCTACAAAAATCGCCATTAAGAAAGCTGTATATAGGCCACTAAATGTACCAAAGTCCATAACTAACTCCTTATTTTAATGCTGTACCCAACACTTGTAAGTAGGCTATTAAAGCTTCCATTTCAGTTTTGCCTTTAACGGCCTCTTCTGCGCCTTCAATGTCTGCATCGGTATAAGGCACGCCAAAATGGTTTTTAAATAGCGCGAGTTTCTTACCTGTTAATGAGCCATCTACTAAGTTTTCCTCTAACCAAGGGAAACCGGGCATGTTCGACTCAGGTACTACATCGCGTGGATTAATTAGGTGCACTCTGTGCCACTCATCAGAATAACGTTGGCCAACACGTGCTAGATCAGGTCCGGTGCGCTTAGAACCCCATAAGAACGGATGTTCCCAAACACTTTCGCCTGCTACCGAGTAGTGGCCGTAACGTTCAGTTTCTGCGCGGAATGGACGAATCATTTGGCTATGACAGTTACTACAGCCTTCGCGGATGTAAATATCACGACCTTCCATTTCTAGTGCAGTGTAAGGCACTAAACCATCTACAGGCTCGGTAGTTTCAGGTTGAAAAATTAGTGGGGTGATTTGTACTAAACCACCAAAACTAATTGCGATAACAATGAATATGGCCAGTAAACCAACATTCTTTTCGATTAACTCGTGCTTCATGTTATGCCTCCTGTCCGTGTTCAATGGCTTCTAAAGAACCTTTCTCAGCAGTAATAGTTTTATAGGCGTTGTAAGCCATAACGAACATACCGGCTAAGAAGAACACACCGCCAACAAAACGAACAAAGTAGAATGGGTAAGAGGCCTGCAACGACTCTACAAAAGAGTAGGTTAAGGTGCCATCTTCGTTTACCGCACGCCACATCAAACCTTGCATAACACCTGAGATCCACATAGCTACAATGTAAAGAACTACACCAATAGTGGCTAGCCAGAAGTGGGTGTTAATTAATTTGGTGCTGTACATGCGGCCTTGGCCAAATAGCACAGGTATTAGGTGGTAAACACTACCAATTGATACCATAGCAACCCAACCTAAAGCACCTGAGTGAACGTGACCAACAGTCCAGTCAGTGTAGTGAGATAAGGCGTTAACCGTTTTAATTGCCATCATTGGACCTTCGAAGGTAGACATACCATAGAAAGACAAAGAAACAATTAGGAAACGTAGAATTGGGTCGTAACGAAGTTTATGCCAAGCACCAGACAAGGTCATAATACCGTTAATCATACCACCCCAAGAAGGAGCGAATAGGATAAGAGACATCACCATACCTAAAGACTGTGCCCAATCAGGCAATGCAGTGTAGTGTAAGTGGTGAGGACCGGCCCAAATGTAAATAGATACTAGCGCCCAAAAGTGAACAATAGACAAGCGGTAGCTGTATACAGGGCGACCAGCTTGTTTTGGTACGAAGTAGTACATCATACCCAAGAAGCCAGCAGTAAGCAGGAAGCCAACCGCGTTATGGCCGTACCACCACTGCACCATTGCATCAACAGCACCGGCGTAAATAGAGTACGATTTAGTCATGGTTAGCGGAATAGCTGCATTGTTAACAATGTGCAATACAGCAACGGTAATAATGAATGCACCAAAGAACCAGTTAGCAACATAGATATGCGAGGTTTTTCTTTTAACCAAGGTGCCAAAGAAGACTATGCCATAAGCCACCCATACAACGGCGATTGCAATACCAATTGGCCATTCAAGTTCGGCATACTCTTTAGAAGTGGTGAAGCCCATTGGCAGTGTTATCGCAGCCGATACGATAATCAAATTCCATCCCCAGAATACAAAGGAAGCCAAAGGGCCACCAAATAGTCGGGTCTGACAGGTACGTTGTACCACGTAAAAAGAACAAGCCATTAATGCACTGGTACCAAATGCAAAAATAACGGCGTTTGTGTGAAGGGGGCGTAACCGGCTATATGTTAGCCAAGGAGTATCGAAGTTAAGTGCCGGCCAGATTAATTGCGCAGCAATTAATACACCAACACCCATGCCTACTATACCCCAAACAATGGTCATTACAGTGAACTGGCGTACAACCGTGTAGTTGTAATCAGTCTCTGTGCTAGCTGCTTGGTTCATAAATACATGCTTCCGTTGCTATTTATTATTTGTTTAAGCGAGTTTGATGCAATGGCATCAACAACATGAAACGAATTGTTAACCTACATACCAGTTAGCGCAAATGACGCACATAACCAGTAGCTTAACGGCGCGATCATACTTCATCGACTAAGCAAATAACAGTTTGAAAAACTAGTTATTTGCATATCTTCGCTAAATTTTTAACAAATCTTTTCCAATCACCAATCCGCATTGATCTAGATCAATTATGGCTTAATATTTTACATTGATGTAACCAATGTTGCGCACTAACACCGTGTTATTTAACATTAGGTTTTTGTTAATGCTGTGAAACAGCGATTTAGATGCTCAAACTCAAGTCAAAACATTCACATCAATCTTATAAAACGTACAAAATCCCACCTCTTGTGTTATTAAATTGTTGATTTTAGTCCTATAGTTACTATTGGCCATTTTATCGATGGATTGGTAAACAAGGAAAATATATGGAAAACAGAGCCACTGTTCTCATTGTGGATGATACTCCAGAGAATATCGACGTATTGGCAGGCATTCTGCGAAATGATTACAAACTTCAAGTGGCACGTAATGGTGATATGGCACTGAAAATTGTCGCCAAAGCAAATAAGCCAGACTTGATACTGTTAGATATTATGATGCCTGGTATCGATGGCTTTGAAGTTTGCCGACGCTTAAAAGAAGACTTAAGCACTCGCCACATACCAGTTATTTTTGTTACTGCCAAAATTAGTCCAGCCGACGAGTTGAAGGGATTGGAACTAGGTGCTGTTGATTACATCACAAAGCCTGTAAGCCCACCGGTAGTAAAAGTGAGGGTGAAAACCCAACTTGCTTTGTACAATCAAAATCGAGAATTAGACCGAAAGGTAAAAGAGCAAACCGACGTTATTAATACCACCCGTTTACAAATCATTCAGCGCTTAGGTAGAGCAGCAGAGTACAAAGACAATGAAACCGGCATGCACGTTATTCGCATGAGTTATTACTCACGCATTCTTGGGTTAGCCGCCGGAATGAGCGAACGGGATGCAGATATACTAATGAATGCAGCGCCGATGCACGATATTGGCAAAATTGGTATTCCTGATCGCGTGTTGCAAAAACCTGGCAAGTTAGACGCAGAAGAATGGGAAATTATGCAAAGCCATGCAGTCATTGGTGGTGAAATTCTTGGCGAGGGTGATAGTTCAGAATTACTTGAGCTTGCTAGAACAGTAGCATTAACCCACCATGAAAAATGGAACGGCAAAGGTTATCCCAACGGGCTGGCTGGAGAGGATATTCCTATCGAAGGGCGAATTGTTGCCATCGCTGATGTATTTGATGCACTCACTTGTGAGCGCCCATACAAAAAAGCCTGGCCAGTAGAAAAGGCTATCGAGCTCCTAGAAAGTGAAGCCGGAGTTCATTTCGACCCTAAATTAGTGCCATTGTTTATAGAAGCACTTCCCGAAATACTCGAAGTAAAAGAACGATTTAAAGAATCTATAGCAGAATAGTTGGCTGGCCGCGAAGGATACGCTTTTACATGCAACTAAATAAACTCACAGTGTTAATCGTCGACGATATGGCACCAATCAGAAAAATCACCTACGAGCAATTACGTCGCTTTGGCATCGGCCAAGTTATACAGGCCGAAAACGGTTCTCAGGCGCTAAATGTACTAAAAAAACGGCACGTTGATTTAATACTTTCGGATTGGAATATGCCTGTAATGAGCGGTATTGAGTTTCTTAAAACTGTCAGAAAGTCTGAAACTTGGCGCCATATCCCGTTCATTATGATTACCGCTGAAGCCGAACGAGACAGAGTGGCAGAAGCCATTAGTGAAGGGGTAACAGATCTAATCATTAAACCTTTTACTACAGCTTTGTTGCAATCTAGGTTACAACAGGCTGCAAAGGGTGATATTAGAAACCGCCAATCCTTAACCAATCGCGAGGAGCCCGAGCTCCAAGAACTGCCCATACCAGAGCCAGTGGCTGGAACGCCTTTAGCCCAATCAAAACAAAACACCGTATTAGTCGTTGACGATACGCCTGAAAATCTCACCTTATTAGGCGGCCTATTACGCGATGACTACCGCGTACTGCTGACTAAAACTGGGAAAAAGGCTTTGGAGATTTGCTGCTCTGAGACGCCACCAGATCTGATATTACTAGATGTAATGATGCCCGAAATGGATGGCTATGAAGTGCTAGAAAAGCTCCGTCAACATCCAAACTCACAACACATTCCGGTTATTTTTGTTACCGCCTTAACTGAGATAGGCGACCAAACAAAAGGGCTCGAAGGTGGCGCAATAGACTACATCACAAAGCCTATTCAACCGGAGCTACTTAAACTTAGAGTACGTAATCACCTGCGCTCGGTCGATCTCCATAAACATCTACAAAGTGATTTAGACAACTTAATTGAAAAAGAGAAGCTAAAAAATAGTGTAGATCAATTGCTTAGACATGACCTAAAGGGCCCAATTGCCGGCATTGTTGCACTTGCAGAGCAAATTAAAATCGATCGACATGCAACTGCTACTATTAATGAGAGTGCAGTTATTATAGACGAATTGTCTATGCAGTTACTCAACATGATTAACCTATCAACCGAGTTATATAAAATTGAACAGGGTCGCTTCGAGCTAAAAGCTAAACCGTTTTCTGTTCACTTAATGCTTAAAAAAATGCTAACCGTAGTCAGGAAAACTTTTAGCAGCAAACAATTACTCATGTACTTAGAACCGGAAGAAGAGGATCCCGGTAACGAAGTATTGGCCTTGGGAGATGAATCTTTAAGTTATTCGCTGTTTTTTAACTTGCTTAAAAACGCCTGCGAAGCAGCGCCCAGCCGAAGCAGGGTGTCAGTATCGATAAAAGTTGCAGGTAAGAAAGTGGAAATAACCACAGAAAACGTAGGCGCGGTGCCAGAACCCATAAGAGAAAATTTTTGGGAAAAGTACGTTACATCAGGCAAAGAAACAGGCACAGGCTTAGGTACTTATTCTGTAAGTTTACTATGTGACGCGCAAAATGGAGAAGTAAGCATGCGTACTAGTGATAAAGACAACACCACTACAATAACGGTGGTTTTGCCACTTGCTCACTAATTTAGTTTTATATACCAATAACGAGGAACAACAATGAAAAACCTACTCGCAATCTTAAGTGCAACGTTAATATTTGTAAGTAGTTTAACCATGGCTGGTGTAGCGGAAGATAGAGCCGAATACGACAAATCAGCCAATGAAACTATTGCTAAATTTAAGCAAGAAAAACCTGATATATCCGCCAAAATCGCTAGTGGCGTTGGCTACGCAGTATTTAGTAACGTAGGTGTAAATCTATTTGTTATTTCAGCAGGTGGCGGAACAGGAATTGCTGTTGACAATGCTACCGGTAAAAAAACATATATGAAAATGGGCGAGGCAGGCGTGGGCTTTGGCTTAGGTGTAAAAGATTTTCGAGCATTAATGATTTTTAAAACACGCAAAGCTTTCGATAAATTTGTAGAAAGTGGCTGGTTATTTGGTGCCCAGGCTGATGCAGCCGGAACGTCTGGTGATAAAGGGGGTTCTGCAGAAGTAGAAGGTGCGATTGGCGACGTTGATATCTATCAACTTACCGAAGCGGGTTTGTCATTGCAGGCTACCATTAAAGGAACCAAGTTCTGGCAAGATGGCGACTTAAATTAAAAAGAATCGTGTTGTAAGGTCAGCTAATCGCTGGCCTTTTTATTTGGGATTTAAGTATGAGGCTAATTCTGACTGTTCTGGCGATTGTTGGAGTGCTAAACCCAAGTTTATTAGTCAGCGCCTTGGGCTTTAAAGAGGTGCCCACAAACGCCAATTCACTCATCCAACAATGGCACAAACAAGAACAGCAAGCCCAAGGAGGGGAGTTTGGCTCACATGGTTGGTGGCCATGGGGAGTAGGCGGGTTTGACTACGATAACGACGGCGACGTAGATCTTTACTTATCTCATCATGGTACCCCTGGCGGAAAAATTTTAGTTAATCAGTTAATACCTAGCGGCGTTCTAGAATTTAACATCCTTAGCACCAAACAAAAGTTACCAAGTGCCGACGACAAACCATGGTTTTTTGATTTTGATGGTGATGGTTGGCTCGATATAGCCGCTTTTTCTGATGAGAAAAAAAATCCTTATGTTATGAATAAGCAAGGTGAATTCGAAGTAGCTTCGCCCAAGGAAACCTTTTCTCCGGTGTCTTATCCCAAAACGGTGTTAGACATTAATCAAGATGGGTACTTAGACTTAGATGCAGGGCGCAAGGGCGCGTTCTACTACCAAGCAGATAAACAAATATTTCAACACGATAAAAACTACAGTTCCAGCGACAATCATTTATTGCCCGCTAAATACCAACAAATAGAACAAGAGCTAAAGGCCAACAACAAAAAGAACCGTTTTTTCCGTTCTAATACCTACCAACACTTTATAAATCGTTCGCCAATACCAAGCCCCATGCTTACACCCATTGATCTCAATAACGATCAACAAAGTGA encodes:
- a CDS encoding cbb3-type cytochrome oxidase subunit 3 codes for the protein MDFGTFSGLYTAFLMAIFVGIFAWAYSKKRKKDFAEAANLVFADEPETSPTKEFEGAQKK
- the ccoP gene encoding cytochrome-c oxidase, cbb3-type subunit III, with the protein product MSTFWSVWITVITLGSIAGCFLLLRACNKNNTGVKEGESMGHEFDGIEELNNPLPKWWSYMFIITIVFSLVYLAAYPGLGNWQGFLGWKSSEMGIKSIAEGQERVAAYDGNVANQYQGELDKADARFGEVFRQVAYNESGEYRSVEELSEDPAAVKIGQRLYLQNCSQCHGSSARGGKGFPNLTDNDWLYGGSGEAIKASLMHGRQGQMPGWEAVLGDDGIKEVTAYVLSLSGRKVNDVDAANGKNRFAVCAACHGADGKGNQAVGAPNLTNGIWLYGGSRRAVEDTLRYGRNGVMPAWKDILGEDKIQLISAYVYQLSKSE
- the ccoN gene encoding cytochrome-c oxidase, cbb3-type subunit I, giving the protein MNQAASTETDYNYTVVRQFTVMTIVWGIVGMGVGVLIAAQLIWPALNFDTPWLTYSRLRPLHTNAVIFAFGTSALMACSFYVVQRTCQTRLFGGPLASFVFWGWNLIIVSAAITLPMGFTTSKEYAELEWPIGIAIAVVWVAYGIVFFGTLVKRKTSHIYVANWFFGAFIITVAVLHIVNNAAIPLTMTKSYSIYAGAVDAMVQWWYGHNAVGFLLTAGFLGMMYYFVPKQAGRPVYSYRLSIVHFWALVSIYIWAGPHHLHYTALPDWAQSLGMVMSLILFAPSWGGMINGIMTLSGAWHKLRYDPILRFLIVSLSFYGMSTFEGPMMAIKTVNALSHYTDWTVGHVHSGALGWVAMVSIGSVYHLIPVLFGQGRMYSTKLINTHFWLATIGVVLYIVAMWISGVMQGLMWRAVNEDGTLTYSFVESLQASYPFYFVRFVGGVFFLAGMFVMAYNAYKTITAEKGSLEAIEHGQEA
- the ccoO gene encoding cytochrome-c oxidase, cbb3-type subunit II — translated: MKHELIEKNVGLLAIFIVIAISFGGLVQITPLIFQPETTEPVDGLVPYTALEMEGRDIYIREGCSNCHSQMIRPFRAETERYGHYSVAGESVWEHPFLWGSKRTGPDLARVGQRYSDEWHRVHLINPRDVVPESNMPGFPWLEENLVDGSLTGKKLALFKNHFGVPYTDADIEGAEEAVKGKTEMEALIAYLQVLGTALK
- a CDS encoding HD-GYP domain-containing protein, which gives rise to MENRATVLIVDDTPENIDVLAGILRNDYKLQVARNGDMALKIVAKANKPDLILLDIMMPGIDGFEVCRRLKEDLSTRHIPVIFVTAKISPADELKGLELGAVDYITKPVSPPVVKVRVKTQLALYNQNRELDRKVKEQTDVINTTRLQIIQRLGRAAEYKDNETGMHVIRMSYYSRILGLAAGMSERDADILMNAAPMHDIGKIGIPDRVLQKPGKLDAEEWEIMQSHAVIGGEILGEGDSSELLELARTVALTHHEKWNGKGYPNGLAGEDIPIEGRIVAIADVFDALTCERPYKKAWPVEKAIELLESEAGVHFDPKLVPLFIEALPEILEVKERFKESIAE
- a CDS encoding lipid-binding SYLF domain-containing protein, coding for MKNLLAILSATLIFVSSLTMAGVAEDRAEYDKSANETIAKFKQEKPDISAKIASGVGYAVFSNVGVNLFVISAGGGTGIAVDNATGKKTYMKMGEAGVGFGLGVKDFRALMIFKTRKAFDKFVESGWLFGAQADAAGTSGDKGGSAEVEGAIGDVDIYQLTEAGLSLQATIKGTKFWQDGDLN
- a CDS encoding response regulator, whose amino-acid sequence is MQLNKLTVLIVDDMAPIRKITYEQLRRFGIGQVIQAENGSQALNVLKKRHVDLILSDWNMPVMSGIEFLKTVRKSETWRHIPFIMITAEAERDRVAEAISEGVTDLIIKPFTTALLQSRLQQAAKGDIRNRQSLTNREEPELQELPIPEPVAGTPLAQSKQNTVLVVDDTPENLTLLGGLLRDDYRVLLTKTGKKALEICCSETPPDLILLDVMMPEMDGYEVLEKLRQHPNSQHIPVIFVTALTEIGDQTKGLEGGAIDYITKPIQPELLKLRVRNHLRSVDLHKHLQSDLDNLIEKEKLKNSVDQLLRHDLKGPIAGIVALAEQIKIDRHATATINESAVIIDELSMQLLNMINLSTELYKIEQGRFELKAKPFSVHLMLKKMLTVVRKTFSSKQLLMYLEPEEEDPGNEVLALGDESLSYSLFFNLLKNACEAAPSRSRVSVSIKVAGKKVEITTENVGAVPEPIRENFWEKYVTSGKETGTGLGTYSVSLLCDAQNGEVSMRTSDKDNTTTITVVLPLAH